From one Paenibacillus terrae HPL-003 genomic stretch:
- a CDS encoding LysM peptidoglycan-binding domain-containing protein: protein MKIHIVKKGDTLYLLAQKYNVSLEKVIAANPQLADPNQLSIGEKIKIPADPVAMQEQPSTVYQHKVKQGDSLWKLSKAWGVPLKLIIDANSQLKNPNALLVGETVNIPQYKGEANSPASNQKKNTGVKQEPTQPESEAPAPTANNENENENLPQTKAEQTQPKAELTQPEPENTPIPKEQVNQPKEIVNVPKLPELKMPEIPMAPINPAPPQPIASQPVQPKQQLPENVELKPVIEKFCGCANSEPATNSQWPMQQSTHDYNSPTNMGPNSWYPGIGVAQPWGNAPVNTSFVEQWAPSVAPNQEYQQDCEHPWSWGPVQTSPIHVQPTPYPVYPDCMCPGYHPSYEAAENTSYPVYPPFIHQGYPQHPESAVQGSQWGHEWGSPHHGLPMGGYVSDYSQLQGQQSANLPHHPFSHENAPVNPLEGYTTPYMFLPDCGCREGNVESVPAFSGTQGNGENLNIGSQNEVNSSPKHKDSNVRKGKEKDISGNTAKEETSKAKVSGKNGTAKNQNSRKTVATASHSTARSPRSRKNPWIKD, encoded by the coding sequence GTGAAAATACACATCGTCAAGAAAGGCGACACACTGTACTTGCTTGCCCAGAAATATAATGTGTCACTGGAAAAAGTTATTGCGGCCAATCCCCAATTGGCTGACCCAAATCAGTTAAGTATCGGCGAGAAAATCAAAATTCCGGCAGACCCTGTTGCGATGCAAGAACAGCCATCAACGGTTTATCAGCACAAAGTCAAGCAGGGTGATTCATTGTGGAAGTTGTCCAAGGCATGGGGAGTCCCGCTCAAACTAATTATTGATGCCAATTCCCAACTTAAAAACCCGAACGCTCTACTGGTCGGGGAAACCGTCAATATTCCTCAATACAAAGGCGAGGCGAACAGTCCTGCTTCGAATCAAAAGAAGAACACAGGTGTCAAACAAGAGCCAACACAGCCTGAATCAGAGGCACCTGCACCAACCGCAAATAATGAAAACGAAAACGAAAACCTACCCCAGACCAAGGCAGAACAGACTCAACCTAAAGCGGAGCTGACTCAGCCCGAGCCAGAAAACACACCAATCCCAAAAGAGCAGGTGAACCAGCCTAAGGAAATAGTGAACGTTCCCAAGCTGCCTGAATTGAAAATGCCCGAAATTCCAATGGCGCCCATAAACCCTGCTCCTCCTCAACCTATAGCTTCGCAACCAGTTCAACCCAAACAGCAGCTGCCTGAAAATGTTGAACTGAAACCTGTAATTGAGAAATTTTGCGGTTGCGCGAACTCGGAGCCAGCGACAAATTCCCAATGGCCGATGCAGCAGTCAACGCATGATTACAACTCACCAACAAATATGGGACCAAACTCATGGTATCCAGGCATTGGGGTTGCCCAGCCATGGGGGAATGCGCCCGTAAATACTTCCTTTGTAGAGCAATGGGCTCCTTCGGTAGCTCCCAACCAGGAATATCAGCAAGACTGTGAGCACCCATGGAGTTGGGGACCTGTACAAACATCGCCTATACATGTTCAACCGACACCATATCCTGTCTATCCGGACTGCATGTGCCCGGGATATCATCCAAGCTATGAAGCAGCTGAGAATACATCCTACCCTGTCTATCCTCCATTTATCCATCAAGGTTACCCGCAGCATCCTGAGAGTGCAGTCCAAGGCAGTCAGTGGGGCCATGAATGGGGATCCCCCCATCACGGCTTGCCTATGGGCGGGTATGTATCGGACTATAGCCAGTTACAAGGGCAACAGTCCGCGAATCTCCCGCATCATCCGTTCTCCCATGAGAATGCACCTGTGAATCCATTAGAGGGGTATACGACTCCCTATATGTTTTTGCCTGACTGCGGCTGCCGGGAGGGGAACGTGGAATCAGTACCAGCTTTCTCCGGAACACAGGGAAACGGCGAAAATTTGAATATTGGATCCCAAAACGAAGTTAACTCTTCTCCCAAACATAAAGATAGCAACGTGCGTAAAGGCAAGGAGAAAGATATCTCAGGCAATACAGCCAAAGAAGAGACATCCAAAGCCAAGGTTTCAGGTAAAAATGGTACTGCTAAAAATCAAAACTCCCGCAAGACGGTAGCAACTGCTTCCCATTCCACTGCCCGTAGTCCCCGCTCTCGCAAAAATCCCTGGATTAAGGACTGA
- the ilvE gene encoding branched-chain-amino-acid transaminase — translation MAEQWIYLDGQHVTKENAKVSVYDHGFLYGDGIFEGIRIYNGNIFKCKEHLDRLYDSAKSIQLNIPLSPDEMLEAMAETIRLNEMRNGYIRLVVSRGAGNLGLDPLRCPKASVIIIVEQLAIYPEEAYLTGLKTISVSQRRNIPDALNPKIKSLNYLNNILVKIQSNYAGVGEAIMLNSQGYVTEGSADNIFIVKNGVLYTPPCYLGALEGITRNAIIDLCAELGYALKEQPFTLHDVYVADEVFFTGTAAEVIAAYEVDGRTIGSGVAGPVTLELLAEFRKIVDQDGYKVWQD, via the coding sequence ATGGCAGAGCAATGGATTTATCTAGATGGACAGCATGTAACTAAGGAAAATGCAAAGGTTTCGGTATATGATCATGGTTTTTTGTACGGGGACGGGATATTTGAAGGCATCCGAATTTACAACGGTAATATTTTTAAATGCAAAGAGCACTTGGACCGTCTGTACGATTCAGCAAAATCCATTCAGTTAAACATTCCGCTGTCTCCTGACGAAATGCTGGAAGCGATGGCGGAAACAATCCGTCTTAATGAAATGCGTAACGGATACATTCGCTTGGTTGTATCGCGTGGTGCGGGAAATCTTGGGCTTGATCCTCTTCGCTGTCCGAAAGCAAGTGTTATCATTATCGTGGAGCAACTCGCCATCTACCCCGAGGAAGCTTATCTGACCGGGCTAAAGACGATTTCCGTCTCTCAGCGTCGCAACATTCCAGATGCTTTGAATCCGAAAATCAAATCGTTGAATTACCTCAACAACATCCTGGTGAAAATCCAGTCAAACTATGCTGGTGTGGGCGAGGCTATTATGCTAAATTCTCAAGGATATGTGACGGAAGGTTCCGCGGACAATATTTTTATCGTCAAAAACGGAGTTCTGTATACGCCGCCTTGCTATCTGGGAGCGCTTGAGGGTATCACGCGTAATGCTATTATCGACTTGTGTGCTGAACTCGGTTATGCGCTCAAGGAACAGCCTTTTACGCTGCATGATGTGTATGTCGCTGATGAGGTGTTCTTTACGGGAACTGCTGCAGAAGTTATTGCTGCTTATGAGGTTGATGGTCGTACGATTGGTTCTGGAGTTGCGGGTCCGGTGACTTTGGAGCTACTGGCCGAGTTCCGCAAGATCGTGGATCAAGACGGCTATAAAGTGTGGCAGGACTAA
- the pheA gene encoding prephenate dehydratase gives MKRIALLPEGTVSHEAIRYLIGDTPYELLFYKYIADVFQAVDKGKADYSVIPIENTIDGSVSLHMDWLVHEVDIQMQAEWVYPSIQNLIGYRSEFTNDQGELDLSKVVKIMSHPVALPQCKEFIQTTAAQAELESAGSTAEAVEIVKHNPGKGWTALGTKLAASKHGLDILAGKVTDHDNNFTRFVLIGHQPISLPRKPEGQRTSILVTPPQDFPGALHQVLSAFAWRRLNLSRIESRPTKKQLGNYYFYIEILESLDSVLLPAAFAEIEALGCHVRILGSYPSYKYVEVVEPILEEQ, from the coding sequence ATGAAACGAATTGCACTTCTTCCGGAAGGGACCGTTTCCCATGAAGCGATTCGGTATTTGATAGGGGATACGCCCTATGAATTGCTGTTTTATAAGTATATAGCAGATGTATTTCAGGCTGTGGACAAGGGAAAGGCTGACTACAGCGTAATTCCGATTGAGAATACAATTGATGGCTCTGTAAGTCTGCATATGGATTGGCTTGTACATGAAGTGGACATTCAGATGCAGGCGGAATGGGTATACCCTTCTATTCAAAACCTCATTGGATACCGCAGTGAATTTACCAATGACCAGGGCGAGCTGGATTTAAGCAAAGTGGTCAAAATTATGTCTCATCCCGTAGCACTTCCGCAGTGTAAGGAGTTCATACAGACTACGGCTGCTCAGGCTGAGCTGGAGAGTGCAGGAAGTACGGCGGAAGCCGTCGAAATTGTTAAACATAACCCGGGCAAAGGCTGGACTGCTTTGGGAACCAAGCTCGCGGCTTCCAAGCACGGATTGGATATTTTGGCCGGCAAGGTGACGGATCACGATAATAACTTTACCCGCTTTGTCCTGATCGGTCATCAGCCTATCAGCCTCCCGCGTAAACCTGAAGGTCAGCGGACTAGTATTTTGGTGACACCTCCGCAGGATTTTCCGGGGGCGTTGCATCAGGTATTATCCGCATTTGCGTGGCGCAGGTTGAATCTGTCACGGATTGAATCGCGCCCGACCAAAAAACAACTGGGAAACTACTATTTTTACATTGAAATTTTGGAATCTCTGGATTCGGTCCTGCTTCCCGCAGCATTTGCAGAGATTGAGGCTTTGGGATGCCACGTGCGTATCCTTGGTTCCTATCCAAGCTACAAGTATGTTGAAGTAGTAGAACCTATTTTAGAAGAACAATAA
- the thrB gene encoding homoserine kinase, with protein sequence MTVLKTARVRVPASTANLGPGFDTLGMALSLYAWVELKETGQTAFHLYGDEMNGIPQDKTNLIYKVAQMVFQEAGVPVPELDISMYSDIPLTRGLGSSASAIVGSLVAANTLIGSPLPASKLFDMASAIEKHPDNVGASMFGGIITAMWDGEHAKHLRLEPDANLEVLVVIPDFQLSTSKAREVLPAHVSLKDAVYNVSHASMLVAALASGRTDLIAEAMQDRLHQPYRAALVPGMTEILQEAHHYGALGVALSGAGPTLLALADRRENRRSELEQYLTETMSKEGITASVLKLHPESEGVKVYTDKKEIPFMDMIKGEVTI encoded by the coding sequence ATGACTGTTTTAAAAACAGCAAGAGTGCGTGTGCCTGCAAGTACCGCCAATTTAGGCCCCGGTTTTGATACACTGGGCATGGCGTTATCCTTGTATGCATGGGTTGAATTGAAAGAAACCGGACAGACGGCTTTCCATTTATACGGGGACGAAATGAACGGCATTCCCCAGGATAAAACGAATCTGATTTATAAAGTAGCACAAATGGTTTTTCAGGAGGCTGGAGTACCAGTTCCTGAGCTGGATATTTCGATGTATTCGGATATTCCACTTACCCGTGGTTTAGGTAGTAGTGCTTCAGCCATTGTGGGTTCGCTTGTGGCTGCAAATACGCTGATCGGCTCACCTCTACCAGCTTCCAAGCTGTTTGACATGGCAAGTGCTATTGAAAAGCATCCTGACAATGTGGGAGCCTCTATGTTTGGCGGCATTATTACAGCGATGTGGGATGGCGAACATGCCAAGCATTTACGGCTTGAGCCGGATGCAAATCTGGAGGTTTTGGTAGTCATTCCAGATTTCCAATTGTCTACCTCCAAGGCTAGAGAAGTTCTACCCGCGCATGTATCCCTGAAAGATGCCGTATATAATGTGAGCCATGCTTCGATGCTCGTAGCGGCATTGGCATCAGGCCGAACCGATTTGATCGCCGAGGCGATGCAGGATCGGCTTCACCAGCCTTATCGGGCGGCGCTTGTGCCGGGTATGACGGAGATTTTGCAGGAAGCGCACCATTATGGTGCTTTGGGGGTGGCTCTCAGCGGAGCTGGACCGACATTGCTGGCATTGGCGGATCGTCGGGAAAACCGGAGATCTGAACTGGAACAGTATTTAACCGAAACGATGAGCAAGGAAGGAATCACTGCATCTGTTTTAAAATTGCACCCAGAGAGTGAAGGCGTTAAAGTATATACTGATAAGAAAGAGATTCCTTTTATGGACATGATTAAAGGAGAGGTTACGATATGA
- a CDS encoding homoserine dehydrogenase: MKPVKVGLLGLGTVGTGVVRIVEGNQEDLSRQVGSPIIIEKIAVKNIEKYRSIEVDPTKLTEDPWEVIRDPEIDVIIEVMGGVDQTKKYILEALERGKHIVTANKDLMALHGSEVLAKAQEKQCDIFYEASVAGGIPIIRTLIEGFSSDRITRIMGIVNGTTNFILTKMSQEGASYEEVLKEAQKLGYAESDPTSDVEGLDAARKMAILGTLGFRSDVELKDVSVTGISKVSSEDIAFAKTLGYEMKLLGIAERQGDEFTINVQPTMVRKQHPLASVNGVFNAVYVHGEAVGETMFYGAGAGEMPTATSVVADLVAVVKNLKLGVNGLKAIVPYNPKKISSDEDVYFKNFVLLHVDDKAGVLAQITQVFAEFDVSLASVVQQPNEVNPNAEIIIVTHLASKASMKKVLEHFESLDVIRRIKSVYRVEG; this comes from the coding sequence ATGAAACCGGTCAAAGTAGGATTGTTAGGGTTAGGAACGGTAGGAACGGGAGTCGTTCGAATCGTGGAAGGAAATCAGGAAGATCTGAGCAGACAAGTCGGTTCGCCGATCATTATTGAGAAAATAGCAGTGAAAAATATAGAAAAATATCGTTCCATTGAAGTAGATCCCACCAAGCTTACAGAGGATCCGTGGGAGGTCATTCGTGATCCCGAGATTGATGTTATTATCGAAGTCATGGGTGGCGTGGATCAGACGAAGAAGTACATTCTGGAAGCGCTGGAGCGCGGCAAGCATATCGTAACAGCGAACAAGGACTTAATGGCTCTGCACGGCTCTGAAGTACTGGCGAAGGCGCAGGAAAAGCAGTGTGATATTTTTTATGAAGCAAGTGTAGCGGGCGGTATTCCGATTATTCGTACGCTGATTGAAGGCTTCTCCTCCGATCGCATTACTCGTATTATGGGGATTGTGAACGGTACAACCAATTTCATTTTAACCAAAATGAGTCAGGAGGGGGCTTCTTACGAGGAAGTTCTCAAGGAAGCACAGAAGCTTGGATACGCAGAATCCGATCCGACTTCAGACGTGGAGGGACTGGATGCTGCCCGAAAAATGGCTATCCTCGGAACGCTCGGCTTCCGCTCCGATGTAGAGCTTAAGGACGTAAGTGTTACTGGTATTTCAAAGGTATCCAGTGAAGATATCGCTTTTGCCAAAACATTGGGCTATGAAATGAAGCTGCTTGGCATTGCGGAGCGTCAGGGTGATGAATTTACAATCAACGTTCAGCCGACGATGGTTCGTAAGCAGCATCCTTTGGCCTCGGTGAACGGGGTATTCAACGCGGTTTATGTACACGGTGAAGCTGTGGGTGAAACCATGTTCTACGGTGCGGGCGCAGGAGAAATGCCGACAGCTACATCGGTTGTGGCCGATCTGGTGGCTGTAGTGAAGAACCTCAAGCTCGGCGTGAATGGGCTTAAGGCCATCGTGCCTTATAACCCCAAAAAGATCAGCAGTGACGAGGACGTGTATTTCAAAAACTTCGTACTTCTGCATGTAGATGATAAGGCCGGAGTATTGGCGCAGATCACACAGGTATTTGCTGAATTCGACGTCAGTCTGGCATCTGTAGTGCAACAGCCAAATGAGGTCAATCCAAATGCTGAAATTATTATCGTTACCCATTTGGCCAGTAAGGCGAGTATGAAAAAGGTTCTGGAGCATTTTGAATCTCTGGATGTAATTCGCCGCATCAAGAGTGTGTATCGGGTTGAGGGGTAG
- a CDS encoding ACT domain-containing protein, producing MKERYYLVREDILPEAIVKTIQVKLLLASGDVKTVHDAVEQVGLSRSAFYKYKDGIHLVNQLERERIVNISIDLEHQSGMLSRVLGRVADYGGNVLTIQQSIPLQGRANVVISVEMSRLSEELGVLLEGLETISGVKRVRLIGQG from the coding sequence GTGAAAGAGCGCTATTACTTGGTACGGGAAGATATTTTGCCTGAAGCTATCGTTAAGACGATCCAGGTCAAGCTGCTGCTTGCTTCGGGAGATGTTAAAACCGTGCATGACGCCGTGGAGCAAGTCGGACTAAGTCGAAGCGCCTTTTATAAATATAAGGATGGCATTCATTTGGTCAACCAACTGGAGCGTGAGCGAATTGTCAATATCTCTATTGATTTGGAGCATCAATCCGGCATGCTGTCGAGAGTTCTTGGCAGGGTGGCAGATTACGGGGGCAATGTGCTAACAATCCAGCAGAGCATTCCGCTGCAAGGCAGAGCCAATGTAGTCATTTCGGTAGAAATGTCCAGGCTCAGTGAAGAGCTAGGGGTTCTGCTGGAGGGCCTGGAGACTATTTCCGGTGTTAAGCGCGTTCGCCTGATCGGGCAAGGTTAA
- the obgE gene encoding GTPase ObgE: MFVDKAKIFVKGGDGGDGLIAFRREKYVPEGGPGGGDGGNGGDVIFRVDEGLRTLMDFRYQRHFKAKRGEKGRNKSQHGANADHMIVRIPPGTVIMDDDTGEVVADMTRHGQQVIVAKGGRGGRGNIRFATPNNPAPELAENGGEGQERYITLELKVMADVGLVGFPSVGKSTLLSVVSSAKPKIGAYHFTTITPNLGVVDVGEHRNFVMADLPGLIEGAHEGIGLGHEFLRHIERTRIIIHVVDMAGSEGRDPFEDWTKINDELKQYNAALAERPQIVAANKMDMPESEENLAQFKEQIASVRPDLEIMPISSLTRQGVKELLYRAADLLDQIPDEPVVEEVAEVNERKVFKLDKAEDEGFTIVRENDTFVVHSVKIERMMKRMQLNSHDAILKLARTLRHMGVDAELRKRGAVDGTPVRIADFEFEFVEGSSYY; this comes from the coding sequence ATGTTTGTAGATAAAGCAAAGATTTTTGTTAAGGGCGGGGACGGTGGAGACGGGCTGATTGCGTTTCGCCGTGAGAAATACGTTCCTGAAGGCGGCCCTGGTGGCGGTGACGGAGGTAACGGTGGAGACGTGATTTTCCGCGTCGATGAAGGTTTGCGTACCTTAATGGATTTTCGGTACCAGCGGCATTTTAAAGCTAAACGTGGAGAAAAGGGCCGCAACAAAAGCCAGCATGGAGCCAATGCGGATCATATGATCGTACGCATACCTCCGGGTACAGTCATCATGGATGATGATACGGGTGAAGTAGTGGCAGATATGACACGTCATGGTCAGCAGGTCATCGTGGCCAAAGGCGGACGTGGAGGGCGAGGAAATATCCGTTTTGCCACACCAAACAATCCAGCGCCTGAGCTGGCTGAGAATGGCGGAGAGGGACAGGAACGTTATATTACCCTTGAGCTTAAAGTAATGGCCGACGTAGGCTTGGTAGGTTTCCCTAGCGTAGGGAAATCCACATTGCTGTCAGTTGTCTCCTCTGCAAAACCTAAGATTGGCGCGTACCACTTTACAACGATTACCCCGAATTTGGGGGTTGTGGATGTAGGCGAACATCGCAACTTTGTTATGGCCGATCTGCCTGGATTGATTGAGGGAGCTCATGAAGGCATAGGACTGGGACATGAATTCCTGCGGCACATTGAACGGACACGTATTATTATTCACGTCGTTGATATGGCGGGTTCTGAGGGGCGTGATCCGTTTGAGGATTGGACTAAAATCAACGATGAATTAAAGCAATATAACGCGGCATTAGCTGAGCGTCCACAAATTGTGGCGGCGAATAAAATGGATATGCCGGAATCGGAAGAAAATCTGGCTCAATTCAAGGAGCAAATCGCTTCTGTTCGTCCAGATCTCGAAATTATGCCCATTTCCTCGTTGACACGCCAAGGCGTAAAGGAATTGCTCTATCGAGCTGCTGATCTGTTGGATCAAATACCGGACGAGCCAGTTGTTGAGGAAGTAGCGGAAGTGAATGAACGTAAGGTGTTTAAGCTGGATAAGGCAGAGGATGAAGGGTTTACCATTGTACGTGAAAACGATACATTCGTGGTGCACAGTGTCAAAATCGAGCGCATGATGAAGCGTATGCAGCTGAATTCACACGATGCGATTTTAAAGTTAGCAAGAACATTGCGCCACATGGGTGTGGATGCTGAGCTGCGCAAGCGTGGTGCCGTTGATGGAACGCCTGTACGCATTGCCGATTTCGAGTTTGAATTCGTGGAAGGCAGCAGCTATTATTAA
- a CDS encoding Spo0B domain-containing protein produces the protein MFQRIRAPHLALGSILIPLVFSLLYPAALTIIILAAWSVIAACFSMWYIQRQVEAERKAALRSLERTAIAALNHHRHDWMNDLQVLYGYIRMNKHDKSAAYVEIIKGRVAEDSKISKLGIPSLVFYLQSFRVNAGNLQLMVQVEDHLKLDAVMSPEDGESLASAVIETVRAYQYGGGRSSWGEVRRLTLYFGMDQNDVIVRFEGSDVPTDLNLLKQVRSGHGSERIRAEKLPTGEMLQIRMQCQT, from the coding sequence ATGTTCCAGCGGATAAGAGCGCCTCATCTGGCGTTGGGTTCCATTCTGATTCCTTTGGTTTTTTCACTGCTCTATCCTGCAGCACTAACGATTATCATATTAGCCGCGTGGTCTGTTATTGCCGCCTGCTTTAGCATGTGGTATATACAGAGACAGGTTGAAGCTGAGCGGAAAGCTGCTTTGCGTTCTTTGGAGCGTACGGCTATCGCAGCTCTCAATCATCACCGGCATGACTGGATGAATGACTTGCAGGTGCTTTATGGCTATATTCGTATGAATAAGCATGATAAATCGGCTGCTTATGTGGAAATAATAAAAGGGCGCGTGGCGGAGGACAGTAAAATATCTAAGCTGGGTATTCCCTCGCTGGTGTTTTATTTGCAATCTTTTCGCGTGAACGCCGGAAATTTACAGTTGATGGTTCAGGTTGAGGATCATTTAAAGTTGGACGCTGTCATGTCTCCCGAAGACGGCGAGTCGCTTGCCTCGGCCGTCATAGAAACGGTACGTGCGTATCAATATGGCGGGGGCCGGTCGTCCTGGGGAGAAGTGCGCAGATTGACACTTTATTTCGGTATGGATCAGAATGATGTTATCGTCCGGTTTGAAGGCAGTGACGTACCTACTGATTTGAATTTGTTAAAGCAGGTCAGATCCGGACACGGAAGTGAACGCATTCGAGCAGAGAAGCTTCCTACGGGAGAAATGCTTCAAATTCGGATGCAGTGTCAGACATAA
- the rpmA gene encoding 50S ribosomal protein L27 produces the protein MLKLTLDLQLFASKKGVGSTKNGRDSQSKRLGVKRADGQAVTGGSILVRQRGTKIHPGTNVGIGKDDTLFAKVDGVVKFERWGRDRKKVSIYPIDVAPVAATVEA, from the coding sequence ATGTTGAAATTGACATTGGATCTTCAATTATTCGCATCGAAAAAAGGTGTAGGTTCCACGAAAAACGGACGTGACAGTCAATCGAAACGTCTTGGCGTGAAACGTGCTGACGGTCAAGCAGTTACCGGCGGTAGCATCCTGGTTCGTCAACGCGGAACGAAAATTCACCCGGGCACGAACGTGGGCATCGGTAAGGACGACACTCTGTTCGCGAAAGTGGACGGCGTTGTGAAGTTCGAACGTTGGGGCCGTGATCGCAAAAAGGTGAGCATCTACCCGATCGACGTTGCTCCAGTAGCAGCTACTGTAGAAGCTTAA
- a CDS encoding ribosomal-processing cysteine protease Prp, with protein sequence MIIVRITRLEDGSIQGFSIKGHANYAKSGEDIVCAGVSAVTVGTVNSIEALTNVDMESEMNNGFLSAYLPPEVHHDVNAQVQLLLESMVIMLTSIAESYGKYIQIENKQRRR encoded by the coding sequence GTGATTATCGTGCGTATTACACGACTGGAGGATGGCAGCATACAGGGATTTTCCATTAAAGGCCATGCGAATTATGCCAAATCTGGTGAGGATATCGTATGTGCTGGTGTATCAGCGGTAACTGTAGGAACTGTCAATTCGATTGAAGCTCTTACAAACGTTGATATGGAATCGGAAATGAACAACGGCTTTTTGAGCGCGTATCTTCCCCCTGAAGTCCATCATGATGTGAACGCACAGGTACAACTGTTGCTGGAATCCATGGTGATTATGCTGACAAGTATTGCCGAATCATACGGTAAGTATATTCAAATAGAAAATAAACAAAGAAGGAGGTAG
- the rplU gene encoding 50S ribosomal protein L21, producing the protein MYAIIETGGKQYKVQEGDVLFIEKLEATDGETVTFNRVLAVSSDNGLTTGTPLLSGATVTATVEKHGQGQKVIVYKYKPKKNYHVKQGHRQPYTKVTIGKIQA; encoded by the coding sequence ATGTACGCAATTATTGAAACAGGTGGTAAGCAATACAAAGTTCAAGAGGGCGATGTATTGTTCATTGAGAAGTTGGAAGCTACCGATGGTGAAACTGTAACGTTCAACCGTGTTCTGGCAGTATCTAGCGACAATGGCTTGACAACAGGTACACCGCTTCTATCTGGAGCTACTGTAACAGCTACAGTTGAGAAACATGGTCAAGGCCAAAAGGTCATTGTATATAAATACAAACCTAAAAAGAACTACCATGTGAAGCAAGGTCATCGTCAACCGTACACGAAAGTGACGATTGGAAAAATCCAAGCGTAA
- a CDS encoding Rne/Rng family ribonuclease, protein MKQMIVQCQQQMTQMALLEEGRLVEYAAELPRKRGILGSFFKARVVNVLPGMQAAFVDIGQRKNAFLYVDDVLHAHLDKQPEVKPSISELLKVGQEIVVQVLKEAVGSKGARVTTHFSLPGRWIVYMPRADYVAVSKKIEREGERARLKAMGEQLRTGEEGVIIRTVSEEMSREAIENDLNQLRQQWKVIQRKATEHSAPCELHRDLSIVQRLIRDVFTPEQDELIIDSEEQAKEAEILLRQIGPEKAHVSIFRGADETIFKAYGVHEQLERDFARKVWLQGGGYIIIDHTEALTVIDVNTGKFTGGSNLEETVTRTNIEAAEEIARLVRVRDIGGIIIIDFIDMEQEENRREVSSVLESRMKKDRTKSYVVGWTRLGLLEMTRKKVREEKTIL, encoded by the coding sequence ATGAAGCAAATGATTGTACAATGCCAGCAGCAAATGACCCAAATGGCACTGTTGGAAGAGGGACGATTGGTAGAATATGCAGCTGAATTGCCGCGAAAGCGGGGAATTCTGGGTTCCTTTTTCAAAGCCAGAGTTGTCAATGTACTACCGGGAATGCAAGCCGCCTTTGTTGACATTGGACAGCGAAAGAATGCCTTTTTATATGTGGATGACGTACTTCACGCCCATTTGGATAAGCAACCTGAGGTGAAGCCGTCCATTTCCGAGCTGTTGAAGGTGGGACAGGAAATTGTAGTACAGGTGTTGAAAGAGGCCGTGGGTAGCAAAGGGGCCAGAGTAACCACTCATTTTTCACTTCCGGGTCGCTGGATTGTATACATGCCTCGCGCCGATTATGTGGCTGTATCCAAAAAGATCGAGCGTGAGGGAGAACGGGCTCGCCTGAAAGCGATGGGAGAGCAGCTTCGAACAGGTGAAGAAGGAGTCATTATCCGTACAGTTTCGGAGGAAATGAGCAGAGAAGCGATTGAAAATGACCTGAACCAGTTGCGTCAGCAATGGAAAGTCATTCAGCGTAAAGCTACTGAACACTCGGCTCCATGTGAGCTGCACCGGGATTTGAGCATCGTCCAGCGTTTGATTCGGGATGTGTTTACACCGGAGCAGGATGAGCTGATTATTGACAGTGAGGAACAGGCAAAAGAAGCGGAAATATTACTACGTCAAATCGGTCCGGAGAAAGCTCATGTGAGCATATTTCGAGGTGCAGATGAGACCATATTTAAAGCCTATGGCGTTCATGAGCAACTGGAACGTGATTTTGCGCGAAAAGTATGGCTTCAGGGCGGCGGATATATTATCATCGACCATACAGAGGCACTGACCGTCATTGATGTGAACACAGGGAAATTTACGGGGGGCAGCAATCTGGAAGAGACGGTGACCCGGACTAACATCGAAGCGGCCGAAGAGATTGCCCGGTTGGTGCGTGTACGTGATATCGGGGGCATTATCATCATTGATTTTATTGACATGGAACAAGAGGAGAATCGCCGTGAAGTGTCCTCTGTGCTGGAGTCAAGGATGAAAAAGGACCGGACCAAATCATATGTCGTTGGCTGGACTCGGCTAGGTCTTCTGGAAATGACTCGAAAAAAGGTGCGTGAGGAGAAGACGATTTTATAA